From Apis cerana isolate GH-2021 linkage group LG10, AcerK_1.0, whole genome shotgun sequence, one genomic window encodes:
- the LOC108001565 gene encoding UDP-glucuronic acid decarboxylase 1 codes for MVVTPRKMKQVAFSVICIILVLGFYKTLVNPEDEQSFTRIHPRDHKSHLGDVNEIESVNEKVQEAVDENIRYTDIKDIEEAKIRIRELEGKLQHLEAKIENKVSKDFPTVKFLNYKNRKRILVTGGAGFVGSHLVDRLMLAGHEVIVVDNFFTGRKRNVEHWVGHENFELVHHDIVRPLYLEVDEIYHLASPASPPHYMLNPVKTIKTNTLGTINILGLAKRVGARVLIASTSEVYGDPNEHPQSETYWGHVNPIGPRACYDEGKRVAETLSYAYMRQEGVSVRVARIFNTFGPRMHMNDGRVVSNFILQALQNDSITIYGSGKQTRSFQYVSDLVDGLVTLMASNYTQPINIGNPVEHTIEEFALIIKDLVGTNSKIVELAAVEDDPQRRRPDITRAKKYLNWEPKVPLAEGLKKTIMYFAKELQRTKHSQKSSFKQYSYKNDHDIVEQL; via the exons TCTTTTACCCGAATTCACCCACGAGATCATAAATCTCATCTAGGAgatgtaaatgaaattgaaagtgTCAATGAAAAAGTTCAAGAGGCAGTTGACGAAAATATACGTTATActgatattaaagatattgaaGAAGCAAAAATACGAATTCGTGAGTTAGAGGGTAAATTACAACATCTTGAAGCTAAGATCGAAAACAAAGTATCAAAAGATTTTCCAACAGTCaagtttcttaattataagaaCCGCAAAAGAATATTAGTCACAGGTGGAGCTGGCTTTGTTGGATCACATTTGGTTGATCGTTTAATGCTTGCTGGCCACGAAGTGATAGtcgtagataatttttttactggaAGAAAACGTAATGTTGAACATTGGGTTGGCCATGAGAATTTTGAGCTTGTTCATCATGACATTGTTAGACCTCTTTATTTAGAAGTTGACGAAATATATCATCTTGCTAGCCCAGCTAGTCCGCCACATTATATGCTTAATCcagttaaaacaataaaaacaaatacattaggtacaataaatattttag GTCTTGCGAAAAGAGTGGGAGCAAGAGTTTTAATAGCTAGTACATCTGAAGTTTATGGAGATCCTAATGAACATCCTCAATCAGAAACTTATTGGGGCCATGTGAATCCTATAG GGCCAAGAGCTTGTTACGACGAGGGAAAACGCGTAGCTGAAACATTAAGCTATGCATACATGAGACAAGAGGGTGTTTCAGTACGCGTTGctcgaatttttaatacattcggGCCAAGAATGCATATGAATGATGGTCGTGTAGTTTCAAACTTTATTCTACAAGCATTACAAAATGATTCGATTACAATTTATGGTAGTGGAAAACAAACGAGATCATTTCAATATGTATCTGATTTAGTCGATGGATTAGTTACTTTAATGGCATCTAATTATACTCAACcaataaatattggaaatccTGTGGAGCATACAATAGAAG AATTCGctcttataataaaagatctaGTTGGTACTAATAGTAAAATAGTTGAACTTGCCGCGGTCGAAGATGATCCACAGCGAAGAAGACCAGATATCACTAgagctaaaaaatatttaaattgggAACCAAAAGTTCCTTTAGCAGAAGGACTTAAGAAAACGATAATGTATTTCGCTAAAGAATTACAAAGAACAAAGCATTCTCAGAAAAGTAGCTTCAAACAATATTCTTACAAAAACGATCATGATATAGTAGAACAACTCtaa